In Methylomonas sp. MK1, the following are encoded in one genomic region:
- a CDS encoding rhomboid family intramembrane serine protease, with product MILFFIVTAAYTALLLFYRPSPSSLKDAPLTFLENFKQIKAALFSGLLLFSIFLVTSDFGFNEIDQRLYRLFALNNISAAAILWPLQAITHLFIHINFPHVLTNVAGLGIAAAYERQVGSGRFLMVLLVAGLSSIPSILFYAEPIAICGISGGVFGLAAAYFTDQEGLSIKEWLYAVLICGVFLVVLSFGNSMEYKANGQLQFKIDHYGHALGALGAIVYCRFRPRKTADKPWPNY from the coding sequence ATGATCTTGTTTTTTATTGTGACGGCAGCCTATACCGCGCTGCTGCTGTTTTACAGACCATCGCCGAGCAGCCTGAAAGACGCCCCGCTGACTTTCTTGGAAAACTTTAAGCAAATTAAAGCGGCGTTGTTTTCCGGTTTGTTGCTTTTTAGTATTTTTCTAGTTACCAGCGACTTTGGCTTTAATGAGATCGATCAGCGGCTTTATCGTTTATTTGCATTGAACAATATTTCGGCAGCGGCGATTTTATGGCCGCTGCAAGCCATCACGCATTTATTCATCCACATTAACTTTCCGCATGTGCTGACCAATGTAGCCGGCCTGGGCATCGCTGCGGCGTATGAACGGCAAGTCGGCTCGGGCCGATTTTTAATGGTGTTGCTGGTAGCCGGCTTGTCCTCTATCCCCTCAATCCTGTTCTATGCCGAGCCTATTGCGATCTGCGGTATTTCCGGCGGCGTATTCGGTTTAGCTGCCGCTTACTTCACCGACCAGGAGGGTCTGAGCATCAAAGAGTGGCTGTATGCGGTACTTATCTGTGGCGTGTTTTTGGTGGTTTTGTCCTTCGGAAACAGCATGGAATATAAAGCAAACGGTCAACTGCAATTTAAAATCGATCATTACGGTCATGCCCTGGGTGCGCTGGGGGCTATCGTTTACTGCCGTTTCAGACCTAGAAAAACGGCCGACAAGCCTTGGCCAAACTATTGA
- a CDS encoding porin, which produces MPHSSLRIREWLYAAPLLLAMSPLPAEERAGLLNGLSMINDLPWMKAAGLRVHSWADAGIVYNANDPGDGYNGTVVFADRANEFNLHQFGGELIRDVDTGGDHWDVGGKLTLMYGSDARFNTINPYGGGHWDNRLIGSDERFYKLAIPNAYLDIFTPIGKGLTTRIGRFYTIMGYETGLSPDNFFYTHPYTFQYGEPFTHFGMTTTYPVHQNLSVTLGAVTGGHTKLNGVLDGNGAWDGFDKNMENWNFLGGATWTSDDAATSFTATLITGDVNSNNNLREFQRQTGINKRDNRTFYSLVFQHNFAERWHYVLQHDHGIEQQHPLNNFADAEWYGIHSQLKYDVTDTVGVGLRGEWFRDDDGVRVGQMCPSCAVLATGPANYYAATVGLNWKPAKWLMFRPEARYDWSQGVDAYDERNKDSQFIFGADVVVTF; this is translated from the coding sequence ATGCCACACTCATCTTTACGAATCCGCGAATGGCTGTACGCCGCACCGTTATTGTTGGCGATGTCGCCATTGCCGGCCGAGGAACGCGCCGGTTTGTTAAATGGCTTATCCATGATCAACGATTTGCCCTGGATGAAAGCAGCCGGCTTGCGCGTCCACAGTTGGGCAGACGCCGGTATCGTTTACAACGCCAACGACCCCGGCGACGGTTACAACGGCACCGTGGTGTTTGCCGACCGGGCCAACGAATTCAATTTGCACCAGTTCGGCGGCGAATTGATCCGCGACGTCGATACCGGCGGCGACCATTGGGACGTCGGCGGCAAACTGACGCTGATGTACGGCAGCGACGCCCGTTTTAATACTATCAATCCCTACGGCGGCGGCCATTGGGATAACCGCTTGATCGGTTCCGACGAGCGTTTCTACAAACTGGCGATCCCAAATGCCTATTTGGATATTTTTACGCCTATAGGCAAGGGCCTGACCACGCGTATCGGCCGGTTTTATACGATCATGGGTTACGAAACCGGTTTGTCGCCGGACAATTTTTTCTACACTCACCCCTATACCTTCCAGTACGGCGAGCCGTTTACCCATTTCGGCATGACCACCACCTATCCGGTCCATCAAAATCTGAGCGTGACACTGGGCGCGGTGACAGGCGGCCACACCAAACTAAACGGTGTACTGGACGGCAACGGCGCCTGGGACGGTTTCGACAAAAACATGGAAAACTGGAATTTCCTGGGCGGCGCAACCTGGACCAGCGACGATGCAGCAACCTCGTTTACCGCGACGCTGATTACCGGCGACGTCAACAGCAACAACAATCTACGCGAATTTCAGCGCCAGACCGGTATCAATAAACGCGATAACCGCACCTTTTACAGTCTGGTATTCCAGCACAACTTCGCCGAACGCTGGCATTACGTGTTGCAGCACGACCACGGTATCGAACAACAACATCCCTTGAACAATTTCGCCGACGCCGAATGGTACGGCATCCATTCTCAACTGAAATACGATGTCACCGATACGGTGGGCGTGGGTCTGCGCGGCGAATGGTTTAGGGATGACGACGGCGTTCGGGTTGGCCAAATGTGCCCGAGTTGCGCGGTACTGGCAACTGGGCCTGCCAACTACTATGCGGCGACAGTCGGCCTAAACTGGAAACCGGCGAAATGGTTGATGTTTAGACCTGAAGCCCGCTACGACTGGTCGCAAGGCGTCGATGCTTACGACGAACGCAATAAGGACAGCCAATTTATATTTGGTGCCGATGTGGTTGTTACCTTTTAG
- a CDS encoding efflux RND transporter permease subunit: MNLSELFIRRPVATTLLTIAIALCGVLAFLNLPISSLPQVDFPTVSVQAQIPGASAETMAATVATPLERALGRIAGVTEMTSSSSQGSTQITLQFDLNRDIDGACRDVQAAINAAASMLPSTMPNRPSYRRDNPSDSPILILALTSDSFTRGQMYDSASTILLQKISQIPGIGQVQIGGAALPAVRVELNPNALSKYGIGLEDVRNTIAQTNVTRPKGVIENANTRWQIQANDQARKAEEYLPLIVAYRNGAPVTIADLGEAVDSVEDLRNTGSKNGKPSVLLIIRKQPLANVIQTVDQVLAVLPQLRAALPSNIELSVVVDRSLSIRASITEVEHGLFVAVALVILVVLVFLRNPRSAAVPIVAVPASLLGSCAVMYFCGFSINNLTLMALTISTGFVVDDAIVVVENTNRHIEEGVVPFRAALLAAKEVGFTVLAMSVSLVAVFLPILLMGGVPGRLFREFAVTLSAAVLVSLVISLTTTPMLCARWLGKESKEHGPVYHGIGAAFDWIQNIYRISLSWALRHGRIMLSLLLATIALNIYLYGAIDKGFFPTQDGGRLLGEIQTDQNTSFQTLQKQFAQISEILQKDPAVANVAGFAGSSQSSNSARIFVTLIPHEHRDGVEVVMERLRKAAGRVPGASLHMFPAQELRIGGRMSFGMLDYTLQADDLNLLREWTPKVQAALARLPELSDVSTSQQDKGEQIGLTVNRDLAARYGVSQALIDNSLNSAFGQRQVSVIYNPLNQYRVVMELAPQYWQSPDSLKQLYISAPGRTGTDGTPAQPKQVPLSALAGFAPSNAPLSVHHQGQFAVTELSFNLKPGISMSTADVAINQALRDIGLPAAITGSFQGSGKAFQEALRSQPWLVLAALISIYIVLGVLYESLIHPLTILSTLPSAGVGALLALMACEKEFSIIALIGVILLIGIVKKNAIMMIDFALLAERERGLDSREAIFQACMLRFRPILMTTLAALFGALPLALGSGYGAELRQPLGISIVGGLIFSQLLTLYTTPVVYLYLDRFRLWLHGRFSNRAARPAPHSI, from the coding sequence ATGAACCTGTCCGAATTATTCATCCGCCGCCCGGTCGCCACTACCTTATTGACCATAGCCATTGCCTTATGCGGCGTGCTGGCGTTTTTGAATCTGCCTATTTCCTCGCTGCCGCAAGTGGACTTTCCGACCGTATCGGTGCAGGCGCAGATACCCGGCGCCAGCGCCGAGACGATGGCTGCGACGGTCGCCACGCCGCTGGAACGCGCACTGGGTCGGATCGCCGGGGTTACGGAAATGACCTCCAGCAGTTCCCAAGGCTCTACGCAGATTACATTGCAATTTGATTTAAACCGCGACATCGACGGCGCCTGCCGCGACGTGCAGGCCGCAATCAACGCCGCCGCCAGCATGCTGCCCAGCACTATGCCCAACCGGCCCAGTTATCGGCGCGACAATCCGTCGGATTCTCCAATACTTATTCTGGCACTGACCTCGGACAGTTTCACGCGTGGCCAGATGTACGACTCCGCCTCGACGATTTTGCTACAAAAAATTTCGCAAATCCCCGGCATCGGCCAGGTACAGATCGGCGGCGCGGCGCTGCCGGCGGTGCGTGTGGAACTGAACCCCAACGCGCTGAGCAAATACGGCATTGGCTTGGAAGATGTGCGCAACACCATCGCCCAAACCAACGTCACTCGGCCCAAGGGTGTAATAGAAAATGCCAATACCCGCTGGCAGATTCAAGCCAACGACCAAGCCCGCAAGGCCGAGGAATATCTACCGCTGATCGTCGCGTATCGTAACGGTGCGCCGGTGACGATTGCCGACTTGGGCGAAGCGGTCGACTCGGTGGAGGATTTGCGCAATACCGGCTCAAAGAACGGCAAACCTTCGGTGCTGTTGATCATCCGCAAGCAACCCTTGGCCAACGTCATTCAAACCGTCGATCAGGTATTGGCCGTGCTGCCACAGTTGCGGGCGGCCTTGCCCAGCAATATCGAACTTTCGGTGGTTGTGGATAGATCCTTATCCATCCGTGCATCCATTACAGAAGTCGAGCACGGCTTGTTCGTTGCGGTGGCGTTGGTGATTCTGGTGGTGCTGGTGTTCCTGCGCAATCCGCGCTCGGCGGCGGTACCCATCGTCGCGGTACCGGCCTCCCTGCTGGGCTCATGTGCGGTGATGTACTTCTGCGGCTTCAGTATCAACAACCTGACATTGATGGCCTTGACCATTTCCACCGGTTTTGTGGTGGACGATGCGATTGTGGTGGTGGAAAACACCAACCGGCATATCGAAGAAGGCGTGGTGCCATTCCGCGCGGCGCTATTGGCAGCCAAAGAAGTGGGCTTCACCGTATTGGCGATGAGCGTGTCGCTGGTAGCGGTGTTCCTGCCAATTTTGTTGATGGGCGGCGTGCCGGGTAGGCTGTTTCGGGAGTTTGCAGTGACCTTGTCGGCAGCGGTGCTGGTCTCGCTGGTGATCTCGCTAACTACCACCCCCATGCTCTGCGCGCGCTGGCTGGGTAAGGAATCCAAGGAACATGGCCCCGTCTATCACGGCATAGGCGCAGCTTTCGATTGGATACAAAACATCTACCGGATCAGCCTGAGCTGGGCCTTGCGCCACGGCCGCATTATGCTGAGCTTATTGCTGGCAACCATCGCTTTAAACATTTACTTATACGGCGCAATCGACAAAGGTTTTTTCCCGACCCAAGACGGTGGCCGCTTGCTCGGCGAGATTCAGACCGATCAAAACACCTCGTTCCAAACCCTGCAAAAGCAATTCGCGCAAATCTCCGAGATATTGCAAAAAGACCCGGCAGTCGCCAATGTCGCCGGCTTTGCCGGCAGTTCGCAAAGTAGTAACAGCGCGCGGATTTTCGTTACCTTGATTCCGCACGAACACCGCGACGGCGTCGAAGTGGTGATGGAACGCTTGCGCAAGGCGGCGGGCCGGGTTCCCGGCGCCAGTTTGCATATGTTTCCGGCCCAGGAACTGCGGATAGGTGGACGCATGTCGTTTGGCATGCTGGATTACACACTACAGGCCGACGATCTGAATCTATTGCGGGAATGGACCCCCAAGGTACAAGCCGCCCTGGCCCGGCTGCCGGAATTGAGCGACGTCAGCACCAGCCAGCAGGACAAGGGCGAACAAATCGGCCTGACCGTCAACCGCGATCTGGCCGCGCGTTACGGCGTCAGCCAGGCCTTGATCGACAATAGCCTGAACAGTGCCTTCGGGCAACGTCAGGTGTCGGTGATTTACAATCCGTTGAATCAATACCGGGTGGTGATGGAACTGGCGCCGCAGTACTGGCAATCACCGGATAGTCTGAAACAACTGTATATCAGCGCGCCCGGACGAACCGGAACCGACGGTACGCCGGCGCAGCCCAAGCAAGTGCCGCTGTCGGCGCTGGCCGGCTTTGCGCCGAGCAATGCGCCGCTATCGGTGCATCACCAAGGCCAGTTTGCGGTGACCGAATTGTCGTTTAATTTAAAACCCGGCATATCGATGTCCACTGCCGATGTTGCAATAAATCAAGCGTTGCGCGACATCGGCCTGCCGGCCGCCATTACCGGCAGTTTTCAAGGTTCCGGCAAGGCGTTTCAGGAAGCCTTGCGCAGCCAGCCCTGGCTGGTTTTGGCCGCGCTGATCAGTATTTACATCGTGCTGGGCGTGTTGTACGAAAGCCTGATACATCCGTTGACGATTCTGTCCACCCTGCCCTCGGCCGGCGTCGGCGCCTTGCTGGCCTTGATGGCTTGCGAAAAGGAGTTCAGCATCATTGCGCTGATCGGGGTGATTTTGCTGATCGGCATCGTCAAGAAAAATGCGATCATGATGATAGACTTTGCACTGCTGGCTGAGCGCGAGCGCGGTTTGGATTCGCGGGAAGCGATCTTTCAGGCCTGCATGTTGCGCTTCAGACCGATCCTGATGACTACCCTGGCCGCGCTGTTCGGCGCCCTGCCGCTGGCTTTGGGCAGTGGTTACGGCGCGGAATTGCGCCAGCCCTTGGGGATTTCCATCGTCGGCGGCCTGATTTTCAGCCAGCTGTTGACTTTGTACACGACGCCGGTCGTTTATTTGTACCTCGACCGGTTCCGGCTGTGGTTGCACGGCCGTTTTTCCAACCGCGCCGCCAGACCAGCGCCACATTCCATCTAA
- a CDS encoding efflux transporter outer membrane subunit, protein MRLRINPPLLASLLTLPLAACTVGPDYVRPQANVSEEFKEVKGWKQAQPRDTGLPGKWWEIFNDPKLNELEEQVAAANQSIIQAEAQYRQAQHLVQSVQSSLLPVATLTGTFNRFRAATGQNVAVGGVRNLFGQAVGVAWEPDLWGSVRRQVEANTSNAQASAATLHALILSSQSALADSYFQMKTLDAQKALLDETVTAFTKTLEITKNRYAVGVVAKADVVQAETQLETVRAQSIDLGVQRAKLEHAIAVLIGKSPAELALAPAPLDAQPPGIPVSLPSELLERRPDIAAAERKIAAANAQIGVAKAAYFPTLNLASTNGFQSPTADTLFTMARRYWSLGPAGLALTLFDGGAKNAQYKQAIDAYDATVAGYRQTVLTGFQEVEDNLAALRILEEETQVQDKAVAAAKQALALTNNQYQAGTVSYINVMTAQTAALANQQTATQLLGQRLSASVMLVKALGGGWNETLVPTEDEADGDRKWTDYLILPLVE, encoded by the coding sequence ATGCGTTTAAGAATTAACCCACCGTTGCTTGCTTCCTTACTGACTTTGCCATTGGCTGCCTGTACGGTAGGCCCGGATTATGTCCGTCCGCAAGCCAATGTATCCGAAGAGTTTAAAGAAGTGAAAGGCTGGAAACAGGCCCAGCCGCGCGATACCGGCTTGCCCGGCAAATGGTGGGAAATTTTTAACGACCCCAAACTGAACGAACTGGAAGAACAGGTCGCCGCCGCCAACCAGTCCATCATCCAGGCCGAAGCCCAATACCGGCAAGCCCAGCATCTGGTGCAGTCTGTGCAATCCTCCTTGCTGCCGGTGGCGACGCTGACCGGCACCTTCAACCGCTTCCGCGCCGCCACCGGCCAGAACGTCGCGGTGGGCGGGGTGCGCAACCTGTTCGGCCAGGCGGTCGGCGTGGCCTGGGAACCGGATTTATGGGGTAGCGTACGCCGCCAGGTGGAAGCAAACACCAGCAATGCGCAGGCCAGCGCCGCGACTTTGCATGCCCTGATTTTGTCCAGCCAATCTGCTTTGGCGGACAGTTATTTTCAAATGAAAACACTGGACGCCCAAAAAGCCTTATTGGATGAAACAGTGACGGCTTTTACAAAAACCCTGGAAATTACCAAAAACCGCTATGCGGTGGGCGTGGTGGCCAAGGCCGATGTGGTGCAAGCAGAAACTCAACTGGAAACCGTGCGCGCCCAGTCTATCGATCTTGGCGTACAACGAGCCAAGCTGGAACATGCTATCGCGGTGCTGATAGGCAAATCGCCGGCGGAACTGGCGTTGGCACCCGCGCCTCTGGACGCACAGCCGCCGGGCATTCCGGTCAGCCTACCGTCTGAACTGCTGGAGCGCCGCCCGGACATCGCTGCCGCCGAACGCAAAATTGCCGCTGCGAATGCGCAGATCGGCGTTGCTAAAGCCGCTTATTTTCCGACGCTGAATCTGGCCTCGACCAACGGTTTTCAATCGCCGACCGCCGATACCTTGTTTACGATGGCACGGCGTTATTGGTCCTTGGGGCCGGCCGGACTGGCCTTAACCTTATTCGATGGCGGGGCCAAAAACGCGCAGTATAAACAGGCGATAGACGCCTACGATGCTACTGTCGCCGGATATCGACAAACGGTACTTACCGGCTTTCAGGAAGTGGAAGACAACCTGGCCGCATTGCGGATACTGGAGGAAGAAACTCAGGTGCAGGACAAAGCCGTGGCGGCGGCCAAACAGGCCTTGGCGCTGACCAATAACCAGTACCAGGCTGGTACCGTGAGTTATATAAACGTGATGACTGCACAAACCGCCGCTCTAGCCAATCAACAAACTGCTACGCAATTGTTGGGGCAACGTTTGTCGGCTTCTGTGATGCTGGTAAAAGCTCTTGGGGGAGGATGGAATGAAACCCTGGTGCCGACCGAAGACGAAGCCGACGGCGACCGGAAATGGACGGATTATTTGATTTTGCCGCTGGTGGAATAA